A window of the Juglans microcarpa x Juglans regia isolate MS1-56 chromosome 5D, Jm3101_v1.0, whole genome shotgun sequence genome harbors these coding sequences:
- the LOC121266533 gene encoding LOW QUALITY PROTEIN: probable serine/threonine-protein kinase PBL8 (The sequence of the model RefSeq protein was modified relative to this genomic sequence to represent the inferred CDS: inserted 1 base in 1 codon): protein MGNCGTREESAVVSHAQAVQQLHMLAKNSNTPTPTPTDKDKDKKHNRSVSDLSDPSTPRNFEDSGKNAVLYTHVIAFTLYELETITKSFRSDYILGEGGFGTVYKGYIDENLRVGLKSLPVAVKVLNKEGLQGHREWLTEVNFLGQLRHPNLVKLIGYCCEDDHRLLVYEFMXPGSLENHLFRKAAVPLSWATRMMIALGAAKGLAFLHNAERPVIYRDFKTSNILLDSDYTAKLSDFGLAKAGPQGDETHVSTRVMGTYGYAAPEYVMTGHLTARSDVYSFGVVLLELLTGRKSVDKTRPSKEQNLVDWARPKLNDKKKLLQVIDPRLENQYSVRAAQKACSLAYYCLSQNPKARPLMSDVVETLEPLQSCSDTMSEVSSSSSTVGGPFVMGGISNYRMHHRFAKNVGPGSSCRSPNPNCSPGGPAACRVR from the exons ATGGGCAACTGCGGCACTAGAGAGGAATCTGCTGTTGTTTCCCATGCTCAag CAGTTCAACAGCTCCACATGTTAGCTAAAAATTCTAACACCCCCACTCCGACTCCAACCGACAAGGACAAGGACAAGAAGCACAATCGGTCCGTCTCAGATCTGAGCGATCCTTCAACCCCTCGCAACTTTGAGGACTCTGGAAAAAATGCTGTCCTCTATACCCACGTCATTGCCTTCACATTATACGAGCTCGAGACTATCACGAAGAGCTTCCGATCCGATTATATTCTCGGGGAAGGTGGTTTCGGCACCGTCTACAAAGGTTACATCGACGAGAATCTCAGGGTTGGACTCAAATCCCTCCCTGTTGCCGTTAAGGTTCTCAACAAGGAGGGCCTACAGGGACACCGAGAGTGGCTt ACCGAAGTTAACTTTCTTGGCCAGCTAAGGCATCCGAATCTGGTTAAATTGATTGGATATTGTTGCGAGGATGACCACAGGTTACTCGTTTACGAGTTCA TTCCGGGCAGCCTTGAGAATCACCTCTTTCGAA AGGCAGCTGTTCCGTTATCATGGGCCACTAGAATGATGATTGCTCTTGGAGCTGCCAAAGGGCTGGCTTTTCTTCATAATGCTGAAAGGCCAGTTATATACAGAGACTTCAAAACTTCTAACATATTATTGGACTCT GATTATACAGCGAAGCTTTCTGATTTTGGGCTTGCTAAAGCTGGACCACAAGGTGATGAGACCCATGTATCGACTCGAGTAATGGGTACCTATGGTTATGCTGCCCCTGAATACGTGATGACTG GTCATCTGACTGCCAGGAGTGATGTCTACAGCTTCGGAGTTGTCCTTCTGGAGCTTTTGACGGGAAGAAAGTCCGTTGATAAGACAAGGCCAAGCAAGGAGCAAAACTTGGTAGATTGGGCCCGGCCGAAACTGAACGACAAGAAAAAGTTACTGCAAGTTATTGACCCTAGATTGGAGAATCAGTACTCTGTAAGGGCAGCACAGAAAGCCTGCAGCTTGGCATACTATTGTTTGAGCCAGAATCCCAAAGCAAGGCCCTTGATGAGTGACGTAGTCGAAACTTTGGAGCCTCTACAAAGTTGCAGTGACACTATGAGTGAAGTCTCGTCATCATCAAGTACTGTTGGTGGTCCCTTTGTAATGGGTGGAATCTCAAATTACCGTATGCATCATAGGTTTGCAAAGAATGTCGGTCCAGGTTCCAGTTGTCGATCTCCCAACCCAAATTGTTCCCCTGGCGGCCCTGCAGCATGCAGGGTTAGGTGA